In Manis pentadactyla isolate mManPen7 chromosome 8, mManPen7.hap1, whole genome shotgun sequence, the following are encoded in one genomic region:
- the EN1 gene encoding homeobox protein engrailed-1 produces the protein MEEQQPEPKSQRDSGLGAAAAVAAAPGSLGLSLSPGASGSSGSSGSDGDSVPVSPQPAPPSPPAAPCLPPLAHHPHLPPHPPPPPPPPQQQQQQHLGAPAHQPQPAAQLHRTTNFFIDNILRPDFGCKKEQPPQQLLVAAAAGGGAGGGRVERDRGQTGAGRDPVHQLGTRAPGAASLLCAPDVNCGPPDGSPPAAVGGAGASKAGNPAAAAAAAAVAAAAAAAAAAKPSDSSGGSAGGVGSPGVQGAKYPEHGNPAILLMGSANGGPVVKTDSQQPLVWPAWVYCTRYSDRPSSGPRTRKLKKKKNEKEDKRPRTAFTAEQLQRLKAEFQANRYITEQRRQTLAQELSLNESQIKIWFQNKRAKIKKATGIKNGLALHLMAQGLYNHSTTTVQDKDESE, from the exons ATGGAAGAACAGCAGCCGGAACCTAAAAGTCAGCGCGACTCGGGCCtcggcgcggcggcggcggtggcggcggcgccAGGCAGCCTCGGCCTGAGCCTCAGCCCAGGCGCCAGCGGCAGCAGCGGCAGCAGCGGCAGCGATGGAGACAGCGTGCCGGTGTCCCCTCAGCCCGCGCCCCCCTCGCCGCCCGCGGCGCCCTGCCTGCCGCCCCTGGCCCACCACCCGCACCTCCCCCCGCAtcccccgcccccgccgccgccgccgcagcagcagcagcagcagcatctcGGGGCGCCTGCTCACCAGCCGCAGCCCGCGGCCCAGCTGCACCGCACCACCAACTTTTTCATCGACAACATCTTGAGGCCGGACTTCGGCTGCAAAAAGGAGCAGCCGCCGCAGCAGCTCCTGGTGGCTGCGGCGGCCGGAGGAGGCGCAGGAGGAGGACGAGTAGAGCGTGACAGAGGCCAGACCGGCGCAGGTAGAGATCCTGTCCACCAGCTGGGCACGCGGGCGCCAGGCGCCGCCTCGCTCCTGTGCGCCCCGGACGTGAACTGTGGCCCACCCGACGGCTCCCCACCAGCTGCCGTTGGCGGCGCCGGTGCGTCCAAAGCTGGGAACCCCGCAGCGGCGGCGGCTGCAGCAGCcgtggcagcggcggcggcggccgcagcAGCGGCCAAGCCCTCGGACAGCAGCGGCGGCAGTGCAGGCGGCGTGGGGAGCCCAGGTGTACAGGGTGCCAAGTACCCGGAGCACGGCAACCCCGCCATTCTGCTTATGGGCTCAGCCAACGGCGGGCCCGTGGTCAAAACTGACTCGCAGCAGCCCCTCGTATGGCCCGCCTGGGTCTACTGCACGCGCTACTCGGATCGTCCGTCCTCCG GTCCGCGCACCAGGaagctgaagaagaaaaagaatgagaaggaggACAAGCGGCCGCGGACGGCGTTCACGGCGGAGCAGCTGCAGAGACTCAAGGCGGAGTTCCAGGCGAACCGCTACATCACGGAGCAGCGGAGGCAGACCCTGGCCCAGGAGCTCAGCCTCAACGAGTCCCAGATCAAGATCTGGTTCCAGAACAAGCGCGCCAAGATCAAGAAAGCCACCGGCATCAAGAACGGCCTGGCGCTTCACCTCATGGCGCAGGGACTGTACAACCACTCGACCACCACGGTTCAGGACAAAGACGAGAGCGAGTAG